The following are encoded in a window of Ignavibacteriales bacterium genomic DNA:
- a CDS encoding histidine kinase, giving the protein MKTRFFNTLPTLQNLTFWHFHIGGWLLFWCGDVIMIWLQRIHPGEIFAQALDAPIAFLLGIILRQAYLRVDYKKLSILGLLALVIYWSIIFTILWDVAMATTRYHLIGHEIILQMAHWKFAIPWLIQIMPIWFGWSTLYFAMKYWRDWDAEKKRGRKAISLAQKAQLQMLRYQVNPHFLFNALNSVRALIDEDKKNAKGMITELSEFLRYSLVTRDHTEVTLQHELEAIRHYLSIEKKRFEDKLDVSFDIDEHAQDYPILSFLIHPFVENAIKYGMKTSPMPLRIRIQASTSNGTLRVVIANSGAWCEAATEAERKSNGTGTGLENVRARLENAYPKNYRLITQECEGWVEAILEIHPSTAEG; this is encoded by the coding sequence ATGAAAACACGATTTTTCAATACGCTGCCTACACTTCAAAATTTAACCTTCTGGCATTTCCATATTGGCGGATGGCTGCTGTTCTGGTGCGGTGATGTAATTATGATTTGGTTGCAGCGAATTCACCCCGGTGAGATATTTGCTCAGGCATTAGATGCGCCTATTGCATTTCTTTTAGGAATTATTCTGCGACAGGCTTATCTTCGTGTTGATTACAAGAAGCTGTCAATCCTTGGGTTGCTTGCGTTGGTAATCTATTGGTCCATCATTTTCACAATCCTCTGGGATGTCGCGATGGCCACAACTCGATATCATTTAATAGGTCATGAAATAATCCTTCAAATGGCGCATTGGAAATTTGCAATTCCTTGGTTAATCCAAATTATGCCAATTTGGTTTGGATGGAGTACACTTTATTTCGCAATGAAGTACTGGAGGGATTGGGATGCGGAAAAAAAGAGGGGTCGAAAAGCTATATCATTAGCACAGAAAGCGCAATTACAAATGCTTCGTTATCAGGTCAATCCTCATTTCCTTTTCAACGCTTTGAATTCGGTCCGGGCTCTCATCGATGAAGACAAGAAGAATGCAAAGGGAATGATCACAGAGCTTTCCGAATTTCTCCGCTACTCGCTTGTTACTCGAGATCATACTGAAGTAACCCTTCAACATGAATTAGAAGCAATCCGGCATTATCTTTCTATTGAAAAAAAACGCTTTGAAGATAAACTCGATGTCTCGTTTGATATTGATGAACATGCTCAGGATTATCCGATCTTAAGCTTTCTTATCCATCCATTCGTTGAGAATGCAATCAAGTATGGGATGAAGACGAGCCCTATGCCGTTGCGCATTCGCATCCAGGCTTCCACGTCAAATGGAACTTTGCGTGTCGTCATCGCAAATTCAGGTGCGTGGTGCGAAGCTGCGACTGAAGCTGAACGAAAGTCTAATGGAACAGGTACAGGCTTGGAAAATGTGAGGGCGCGGTTAGAAAATGCTTATCCAAAGAACTACCGGCTCATAACTCAGGAATGCGAAGGATGGGTAGAAGCTATACTGGAAATTCATCCTTCAACGGCAGAAGGGTGA
- a CDS encoding histidine kinase, with product MKLFPKRIRDISFWYYHTIGMVLYGSLQIALNIVWSGWQWPALLSISIQLLAMYVLFLGLRKYYSRIPFQTLHLFPLIARIVIASFIFTMIWILFWGGIEYSIFGEKLIKYISSTLRITARIAYSFPLFLGWSALFFGIKAWRDWLNEREQTEHAIEKAQHAQLQMLRYQLNPHFLFNALNSVRALVDEDTRSAKTMITELSEFLRYSLVSRNKPIVTLKDELDAIRLYLSIEQQRYEDKLQVHYEIDEHTEDLPVPSFLIHPLVEDALRDGMQTSTMPLRLEITSTLHDGMMKISVNHSGSHVPINGNGSVESGLEQVEARLKELFPGQFHLSSRQQNNQAQSILELVITNGVNYEEKIASLAH from the coding sequence ATGAAACTTTTCCCTAAACGTATACGCGACATTTCTTTTTGGTATTATCATACAATCGGCATGGTATTATATGGCAGTCTGCAGATAGCACTCAATATCGTTTGGTCTGGCTGGCAATGGCCCGCACTATTAAGCATCTCCATACAACTACTTGCAATGTACGTACTCTTTCTTGGATTACGGAAGTACTATAGCAGGATTCCATTTCAGACTTTACATCTGTTTCCTCTGATCGCACGAATTGTTATCGCGTCGTTTATTTTTACAATGATCTGGATATTATTCTGGGGAGGGATCGAATATTCAATCTTTGGGGAAAAGCTTATTAAATACATCAGCAGCACTCTGCGGATTACGGCTCGCATCGCGTATTCATTCCCTCTCTTTCTTGGGTGGAGTGCATTATTTTTTGGTATTAAAGCGTGGCGTGACTGGTTAAACGAACGGGAACAGACAGAACACGCCATAGAAAAGGCACAACATGCCCAGCTCCAGATGCTTCGCTATCAACTCAATCCGCATTTCTTATTTAATGCGTTGAATTCCGTTCGTGCCCTCGTGGACGAAGATACTCGCAGTGCTAAGACGATGATCACGGAATTATCCGAATTCCTCCGCTACTCGCTTGTCAGTAGAAATAAACCAATCGTAACTCTCAAAGATGAACTCGATGCGATACGGCTCTACCTTTCTATTGAACAGCAGAGGTACGAAGATAAATTGCAGGTTCATTACGAAATCGACGAACACACGGAGGATCTTCCTGTTCCAAGTTTCCTTATCCATCCGCTTGTGGAAGATGCACTTCGGGACGGGATGCAGACTAGCACGATGCCGCTTCGTTTGGAGATCACATCAACACTCCATGATGGTATGATGAAGATCTCCGTCAACCATTCCGGATCACATGTACCAATAAATGGAAATGGATCCGTCGAATCGGGCTTGGAACAAGTAGAGGCGCGATTAAAAGAATTGTTCCCTGGACAATTCCATCTTTCATCCCGCCAACAGAATAATCAGGCTCAGAGTATTCTTGAATTAGTAATCACTAACGGAGTGAACTATGAAGAAAAAATTGCGAGCCTTGCTCATTGA
- a CDS encoding LytTR family DNA-binding domain-containing protein: MKKKLRALLIDDERLARNDLRSLLSEYDSIEVIGEADSVQKAIEVITAEDPDLLFLDIQMPGESGFDLLEKIDLQAHVIFVTAFDEYAIRAFEVDAIDYLLKPVNPERLKTAIERLNREKAYSPNKQRILDYDDAMLLSLNSHLKFLRVNSIVSIQSAGDYSEIITSEGKKGLIQKSMTEWEQRLPEKYFCRIHRSTIVNIEFVTKIDEWFGNSYQVHLKGIETPLTMSRRYAALLKQKKS; this comes from the coding sequence ATGAAGAAAAAATTGCGAGCCTTGCTCATTGACGACGAGCGCCTGGCTCGAAACGACCTCCGGTCTCTGCTCTCTGAATATGATTCGATCGAAGTTATTGGTGAAGCGGACAGCGTTCAAAAAGCAATCGAAGTGATTACTGCAGAAGATCCAGACCTGCTCTTTCTGGACATTCAGATGCCGGGTGAATCTGGTTTCGACCTCTTAGAGAAGATTGATCTCCAGGCTCATGTTATTTTCGTTACAGCGTTCGATGAATATGCCATTCGCGCATTTGAAGTAGATGCCATCGATTACTTATTAAAACCAGTCAACCCCGAACGATTAAAAACCGCTATCGAGCGGCTTAATCGAGAAAAAGCGTATTCCCCGAATAAGCAGCGCATTCTGGATTACGACGATGCCATGCTGCTCTCCCTGAATTCTCATTTGAAGTTTCTCCGCGTCAATTCGATTGTCTCTATCCAATCGGCAGGAGATTATTCCGAGATTATCACAAGCGAAGGGAAAAAGGGATTGATACAAAAATCTATGACAGAGTGGGAACAACGCCTGCCGGAAAAATATTTCTGCCGTATCCACCGTTCCACCATCGTCAATATCGAATTCGTAACAAAGATCGATGAGTGGTTCGGTAATTCCTATCAGGTCCACCTCAAGGGGATCGAAACACCTCTCACCATGAGTCGGCGGTATGCAGCGCTGCTGAAGCAGAAGAAAAGTTAA
- a CDS encoding DUF5916 domain-containing protein has product MIRGLFMMCMPIALASLAYSEIIHTKDINIETVRTHEQMKTDGKLTEAVWQRPGFTGLVQQEPDQFTAPSQQSEVWFAYDNEAIYFAAKYKDTCPDSIMARLVRRDFIWGDPSDGCVLYFDTHHDLRNGYYFYVSAAGTLADGIIENDVKQPNDLTWDAVWEGVAHLDPDGWTIEMKIPFSQLRFKEASSQVWGVDVERFISRRNETDMIAFTPRNESGFTSRFPNLVGLEGITPPTRLEVLPYVTGRADRIGTSAHDPFNRMERYIPSAGIDLKAGLGSSLSLNGTMNPDFCQVELDPANVNLTDVETIYEEKRPFFTEGVGIFQFGQGGANNSYAFNWTDPNIFYSRRIGRSPQRSVNGNDPASNYYIDFPNSTRILGAGKISGALGEDWKVGTVHALTKREHAEVNDNGQKSNLEIEPMTYYGVARAQRDFHGGEQGVGVLATYTGRFYDDNALRENTNSNALVLAADGWTFLDKERTYVFTGWAASSRVSGSTDRMIALQRSSGHYFQRPDVSYLGVDSSATSLSGYAGRFAVNKNRGRWTFNTTVGFISPKFELNDLGSSAFSDLINAHVVTGYRWNTPTKYYLNTGVSAATYLNYDFGGNKTVQGFLLQGYLTLPSFYGGNISLTYNPESYNARLTRGGPLTLNPVSSQVSANFYTDNREWWVVSLYGMVKTGDASDTKTIYASLELKASTTLTVSIAPTFTEEINRAQYYTVVEDPIAVETFGKSYLFARLNRYTLSTDIRADWIMTPKLSFQVYIQPYITTGKYTDYKSLARPKSFEFTPYAFSGNRDFNYIAFQGNAVLRWEYLPGSTLYLVWTQSRADDQYFGDFQFGNSMDRMFQVKPDNILMLKLSYWFGM; this is encoded by the coding sequence ATGATAAGAGGGTTGTTTATGATGTGTATGCCGATAGCATTAGCATCATTGGCATACTCGGAAATTATTCACACCAAAGATATAAATATTGAGACGGTTCGAACTCATGAACAGATGAAAACCGATGGCAAGCTGACAGAAGCAGTTTGGCAAAGGCCAGGTTTTACAGGATTGGTACAGCAGGAACCGGATCAATTCACTGCTCCATCGCAGCAAAGTGAAGTATGGTTCGCTTATGATAATGAAGCCATATACTTCGCCGCCAAATATAAGGACACATGCCCGGATTCCATAATGGCACGCCTTGTTCGAAGAGATTTTATTTGGGGAGATCCTTCAGATGGATGCGTGCTCTATTTTGATACGCACCATGATCTCCGGAACGGATATTATTTCTATGTGTCTGCTGCTGGAACACTTGCTGACGGTATTATTGAAAATGATGTCAAGCAGCCCAATGATTTGACATGGGATGCTGTATGGGAAGGAGTTGCGCACTTGGATCCGGATGGCTGGACAATTGAGATGAAAATCCCTTTTTCCCAGCTTCGGTTTAAGGAGGCAAGCTCTCAGGTGTGGGGAGTCGATGTAGAGCGATTCATCAGCCGCAGGAATGAGACGGATATGATTGCCTTTACGCCGCGGAATGAGAGCGGATTCACATCGCGATTTCCCAATCTTGTTGGACTGGAAGGCATTACACCTCCGACACGATTAGAAGTGCTGCCCTATGTCACAGGGAGAGCTGACCGTATTGGAACAAGTGCTCATGATCCATTCAACCGGATGGAGCGGTATATACCCAGTGCGGGCATTGATCTCAAAGCCGGCCTCGGCAGCAGCTTGTCATTAAACGGAACAATGAATCCGGATTTCTGCCAGGTAGAACTTGATCCAGCAAACGTAAATCTAACGGACGTTGAGACAATCTATGAGGAGAAGCGGCCATTTTTCACAGAAGGAGTCGGCATCTTCCAGTTTGGACAGGGAGGAGCAAATAATTCGTACGCATTCAATTGGACTGATCCGAATATTTTCTATAGCCGCAGAATCGGTCGTTCACCCCAACGTTCCGTCAATGGAAATGATCCGGCAAGTAATTATTATATAGATTTTCCGAATAGTACGCGGATACTCGGAGCCGGAAAGATCTCAGGTGCGTTAGGCGAAGATTGGAAAGTGGGAACTGTGCATGCACTCACCAAGAGAGAACATGCAGAGGTTAATGACAATGGCCAGAAATCAAATCTTGAAATTGAACCGATGACGTACTACGGGGTTGCCCGTGCTCAGAGAGATTTTCATGGCGGTGAACAAGGAGTGGGAGTACTCGCTACGTACACAGGACGTTTTTATGACGACAATGCGCTTCGTGAGAATACGAACAGCAATGCGCTTGTGCTTGCCGCTGATGGATGGACATTCCTGGATAAGGAGAGAACGTATGTGTTCACAGGTTGGGCCGCATCCTCGCGCGTTTCAGGAAGTACAGATCGGATGATTGCACTTCAGCGAAGCTCGGGACACTATTTCCAACGTCCGGATGTAAGTTATCTTGGCGTGGATAGTTCGGCAACATCGTTATCAGGGTACGCCGGACGGTTTGCAGTAAATAAGAACCGCGGCCGCTGGACATTCAATACAACGGTTGGGTTCATTAGTCCGAAGTTTGAGCTCAACGATCTTGGGAGCAGTGCATTCAGTGATCTGATTAATGCACACGTTGTTACGGGGTACCGATGGAACACACCGACCAAGTATTATCTCAATACTGGAGTCAGTGCTGCCACATACCTCAATTATGATTTTGGAGGAAATAAAACAGTTCAAGGATTTTTGCTGCAGGGATATCTTACGCTTCCGTCATTTTATGGCGGGAACATTTCATTAACCTATAATCCGGAATCATATAATGCCCGTCTCACGCGCGGCGGTCCCTTGACATTGAATCCCGTCAGTAGTCAGGTCAGTGCAAATTTCTATACGGACAATCGTGAGTGGTGGGTCGTTTCCCTCTACGGAATGGTGAAAACTGGGGACGCGTCAGATACGAAAACGATTTATGCTTCCCTGGAATTGAAAGCGAGTACAACGTTAACTGTTTCCATTGCGCCGACATTCACAGAGGAAATCAATCGCGCTCAATATTATACGGTTGTTGAAGATCCGATTGCTGTGGAGACATTTGGTAAAAGTTATCTCTTTGCCCGTCTTAATCGATACACGTTGTCAACAGATATCCGCGCGGATTGGATTATGACGCCGAAATTGAGCTTTCAAGTATATATCCAGCCGTATATTACCACAGGAAAATACACCGATTATAAATCACTGGCACGACCCAAGTCTTTTGAATTTACTCCCTATGCCTTTTCTGGAAACCGGGATTTCAACTATATCGCGTTTCAGGGTAATGCAGTGCTTCGCTGGGAATATTTGCCGGGATCAACATTGTACCTTGTGTGGACACAAAGCAGGGCTGATGATCAGTATTTTGGTGATTTTCAGTTTGGTAATTCGATGGATCGAATGTTCCAGGTAAAGCCGGATAATATTCTTATGCTGAAATTATCCTATTGGTT